The following DNA comes from Tunturibacter psychrotolerans.
CAGCTCGGCGATTTTAGTGGGACGCTGGCCGGAAGCCACGATCTGCGTGAAGTGTTGATGAATCCTTCAATCGCTAACGAGCAGAAGTTGAAGGTGCTTGACGCAATTGCAGCGCGCATAGGGATGTTTCCGCAGGTGAGGAATTTTATTGCGGTGATTATGCATCACCAGCGTCTTGGTGAGTTGAACGAGATTTTGAGTGAATACCACCTCGTTGCAGATGAGCAGGCCCATGTGGTTGAGGCGGAGATTACGAGTGCCCGTCCGCTGAATGACCAGGATCGTACGGAGCTCGAGGCTCAGGTTGTGAAACTCGCTGGAGGGCGCGTTAAGGCTACCTATCATCAGGATGCGACGCTGCTGGGCGGCGCAGTCGTCCGCCTCGGGTCTACGGTGTATGACGGGTCGATCCGGGCACAGTTGCAGCAGTTGAAGCAGAAGCTTGTGAACGCCTAGAGCCCTAACCGGTGATGGCGCTAGTTTTTCAAGATTTGACACGAATCGAGTAGAAGGAAGACATGGCACAGATCAAGGCGGATGAGATAACAGAACTGCTTCGCCAGCAGATTGAGAACTTCGAACAGCGCATCCAGGTGGATGAGGTCGGAACGGTCATCTCTCTGGGCGACGGAATCGCGCGTGTGCATGGCCTAGATAAGGTGATGGCCGGCGAGTTGATTGAGTTTCCGCACGGCGTTGCAGGTCTCGCGATGAACCTTGATGAAGATCAGGTCGGCGCGGTGCTGCTGGGTGATTACACGGAGATCAGCGAAGGCGATCAGGTAAAGCGTACCGGCAAGATCATGTCCGTGCCGGTAGGCGAGGCTCTGATTGGCCGTGTCGTGAATGCATTGGGTCAGCCGATCGACGACAAGGGGCCGATCAATACGGACACGTATCTGCCTGTCGAGCGTCTTGCCCCCGGGGTTATCGATCGTCAGTCGGTGCGAGAGCCGATGGCCACTGGCATCAAGGCGATCGACACGATGATTCCGATTGGTCGCGGTCAGCGCGAGCTTTTGATCGGCGACCGTCAGACAGGGAAGACCGCGATCGCGCTCGACACAATCATCAACTCCGCCAAGAACAATCTGATCTGCATCTATTGCGCGGTTGGGCAGAAGCGTTCTTCAGTCGCGCAGGTGGTGCAGACGCTCGAAGAGCATGGCGCGATGGCTTATACGATCGTCGTCGCTGCGACCGCTTCAGAACCGGCACCGATGCAGTACCTTGCTCCCTTTGCCGCTACCGCGATGGGGGAGTACTTCCGTGACAGCGGCAAGCATGCGCTGGTGATCTACGACGATCTTTCGAAACATGCCGCCAGCTACCGCGAGATTTCGCTTCTGCTTCGTCGTCCACCTGGGCGTGAAGCGTACCCTGGTGACGTTTTTTATCTCCACTCGCGTCTTCTGGAGCGCTCGTCGAAAGTATCTGACGCGCTGGGCGGCGGTTCGTTGACGGCTCTGCCGATCATCGAGACTCAGGCTGGCGACGTTTCGGCTTATATCCCGACGAACGTGATCTCGATTACTGATGGGCAGATCTTTCTTGAGACGGACTTGTTCAACTCGGGTGTGCGGCCTGCGGTCAACGTTGGTCTTTCTGTGTCGCGGGTGGGCTTCTCGGCTGCGATCAAGGCGACCAAGCAGGTGGGGGCGACCCTGAAGCTTGATCTGGCGCAATATCGCGAACTGGCTGCGTTCTCGCAGTTTGGTTCGGACTTGGATAAGGTGACGCAACAACAGCTCAGCCGCGGACAGCGCCTGACGGAGTTGCTCAAGCAGCCTCAGTTCCAGCCGCTCACTGCGGAGAAGCAGGTTGCGATTCTCTTTGCTGGTGTGAACGGGCTTCTGGATGATGTCGAAGTGAAAGATCTGCGGGCGTTTGAGGATGGCTTCTATCCTTACCTCGAGTCGGCCCAGGCTTCTATTTTGACCGATATCGCCACGAAGAAGGCCCTCGACGACGACTTGAAGGCTCGTTTGACGGCGGCGATCAAAGAGTACAAAGGAAACTTCCTCGCAGATCGCAAGGATAAGAAAGAGACGGCTGCGGCTAAGTAAAACATGGCAAACGTACTCGATTTACGGCGCCGCATCCGAAGTGTGAAAAACACGCGGCAGATCACCAAGGCCATGAAGATGGTTTCGGCGGCGAAGCTGCGACGGGCGCAGGAACATGCGATGCAGGCGCGCCCCTACGCGCAGATGTTGATCAACGTGCTGGAATCGTTGGTGCGCCGCACCGATATCTACAACGTGCACACCGGTAAGATTCTTCATCCTCTGCTGATCGAACGCGAAGAAAAGAATGTCCTCGTCATTGTGATAGCAGGTGATAAGGGATTTGCGGGCGGCTTCAACTCGAATGTTGGGAAGGCAGCGCAGAAGTTCATCGAGGCGCGCTTGGCGAAGGGAGAGAACATCGATCTCGAGCCGATTGGTAAGAAGGCGATTGCCTTTTACAAGAGAAAGTTCCCCGCGGCGAACTACGAGAAGACGGAAGAGCACTATGACAACGATCTCGCCACCCACTATGAGACGATCCGTCATCGTGCGGGGCAGATTGAGGTTGCCGCAGAACATCCTGATCTCTTGGCAAAGACCGATCTTAAGGCCGTTTCGGAGTTAGCGCACTCGATCATTGAGCGCTATGAAAGGTCGGAGATCGATTCAGTCTATCTCGTCTATAACGAGTTCAAGTCAGTACTCGTGCAGCGGATTGTCGTTGAAAAGCTGCTGCCGATTGCTGAGCTCGGGGCGCAGAATGTTGAGTCTTCCGTTGAGCCGACCCAGGAAGAGCGGGATGCGGCTGTCCGAGCGGCGCAATCTGAAGGCATCAGTGTTCATGTACCAGAGGCGAGCGAGATGGAGGAGGAGGCCAAGAAGTTTGGTACCGCCAACGTCGACTACATCTTCGACCAGTCGCCTGAGACGCTCTTCCGGCATCTGATGCCGCGCTATATAACCACACAGATCTTTCATGCGCTGCTGGAGTCCACTGCCGCGGAGCACGCGGCGCGTATGACGGCAACCGATGCTGCAACGAAGAACGCTGGGGACCTGATCGACAGCCTGAGCCTCACCATGAACCGCGTACGGCAGGCAGCAATTACCAAGGAAATTATCGAGATTGTGAGTGGTGCGGCTGCTCTATAGTGACAGACGGCTGCAATAACGAAAAGAGACCTATGGCAGAGAATATTGGAAGAGTAATTTCGATCAGCGGACCGGCCGTTGACGTTCAATTCGAAGAATCGCACATGCCCCCTATCTTTCAGGCGATCCGCGTCGTCAGCGAGGGCTTCACGGTGCCTGCACCGCTCGATGTCATCCTCGAGGTTCAGCAGCATCTTGGCGAAGGCCGTGTGCGTTGCATCGCGATGGTCGCGACTGAAGGCATGGTTCGCGGAATGAAGGCGATCGATACCGGGTCGGGCATTCTGGTGCCAGTGGGTCGCGAGACTCTAGGCCGCGTGCTTAATGTGCTTGGGGAGCCGGTGGACGAGCTTGGTCCGGTCAATGCCAAGGTACACATGCCGATTCATCGCCAGGCGCCCGCGTTTGATGAGCAGTCAACAAGCGAAGAGATGTTCGAGACCGGGATCAAGGTTATCGACCTCATCCAGCCGTTCTTGAAGGGCGGCAAGATCGGTCTGTTTGGTGGCGCGGGCGTAGGCAAGACCGTCATCATCCAGGAGCTGATCAACAACGTTGCCAGTCAGCATGGCGGCTTCTCGGTATTCGCCGGTGTGGGTGAACGCACCCGTGAAGGCAATGACCTGTGGATGGAGTTTCAGGAGTCCGGCGTTATTGACTTGAAGGACTTGCCGAAGAGCAAAGCGACGTTGGTTTACGGACAGATGACCGAGCCGCCAGGGGCGCGTCTTCGTGTGGCGCTGACCGGCCTCACGGTCGCGGAACACTTCCGCGATGAAGAGGGCGCGGATACGTTGCTGTTTATCGATAACATATTCCGGTTTACGCAGGCTGGTTCTGAGGTTTCGACACTGCTTGGCCGTATGCCTTCAGCTGTGGGTTATCAGCCGAACCTCGCGACTGAGATGGGTGAGTTACAGGAGCGGATCACCTCGACGAAGAGGGGTTCGATCACCTCGGTGCAGGCTGTTTACGTACCCGCCGACGACTTGACTGACCCGGCGCCGGCGACGACCTTTGCTCACCTGGATGCGACAACCGTGCTTTCGCGTCCGTTGTCTGAACTGGGTATCTATCCTGCTGTCGATCCGCTTGCTTCAACCTCACGTATCTTGTCTCCGCGTGTTGTCGGACAGGAGCACTACGATGTGGCGCAGGGCGTGAAGAAGATTCTGCAGCGATACAAAGACCTGCAGGACATCATCGCGATTCTTGGAATCGATGAGCTCTCGGAGGAAGACAAGATCACCGTGGCGCGTGCGCGTAAGGTGCAGCGGTTCCTGTCGCAGCCGTTCCATGTGGCTGAGATCTTCACCGGTATCCCAGGCGCTTACGTAAAGGTTGCGGATACGGTTCGTAGCTTCAAAGAGATTATCGAAGGAAAGCACGACGATATTCCGGAACAGGCCTTCTATCTGAAGGGCGGCATCGAAGACGTGATTGCAGCCGCAGAGAAGATGAAGCAGACGGCATAACTCAATGGCAGAGACGACGAGCAATACGGGGTTGTTAGCGGTTCGGCTGGTGACGCCGGATCGTATTCTGCTGGATGCGACGGCTCAGGCGGTAGAGCTGCCGTCAATGTCAGGGTATTTGGAGGCGTTGTATGGTGCAGCGCCGCTGCTCGCAGAGCTTGGCGCCGGTGAAGTGAGGCTACATGGTGGTAGCTCGGGCGATCAGAAGTTCTTCGTAGCCTGGGGTTTTGTGGAGGTGCTGCCGGACCGGGTGACGATCCTGGCGGAGACCGCGCTGCATCCGAACGAGATCGACGTCTCTGAGGCCCAGAAGGAGCTTCAGGAGGGGGAGAAGCTCTGGCGTGAAGCTGGCGATGATGGCGAGAAATATGACGAAGCTAACGCTATCACGCGGAAGGCGGAAGAGAAGATCGCCTCCGCTGAGGGCAAGAGTACGTAGCCTATTTTGGTACTCAGGGAATAGGGAAGCCGTCCGTATGGGCGGCTTTCGTATCTAAAGGTATTTGATTATTCTGTTCCCTTCCCCCAACGCTTCCGCGTGGTCTCTACTCCTCATTGAGAGACATGCGGCCGATGATGTCGGTCAAATTTAGGTAATTTGTCAAAATGTTGTTTTTTGCCGCAAAAAGGCAGTAAACGAGAAGCTTATCCCCGTCCAGATGAATCACATTCCCAAGTGAGATGTAGGCAAGTGCATCCTGACCTAATTCCAGGATTCCTTCAGCTTTTTTGTGGAAGAGATCCGGCTTTCCGGATCCGGGCCAGTTGTGAAGCCAAAACGCCGCGTGATTCAGCTCAGGCGTGTCGAGAGAAGCGGAAGCGCCCACCTAATGATGAGCCTGGGGCGGTCGAAAAAAGTAACTGATTGCCAGCTATCAAAGGAGTTGCCGATGCGTTCTGAGCTGATTTTCGATGCGCTCATTTGCGAGTCAAACCGATATCTATTGTGCAGGCTTGTCGCTAAGGGAACCCGCAAGTTGCACAGACCAAATACACGTGTGGAAGATACGACCAACGAGATGCTCGGACGCCTCAGCGAACCGGCTTCAACGTCAAAGGAAATGGTGATCGGGCGAGTACCAGCCGAGAGGCAGCGCGCGGCTTGATGCGGTTCGGCACGTCGGCTGCTAAGAGGGTCCTCACGGAGGGCAAGAGGTGATCATGTCAACTTCATTTACTACACCGAACGGTTTTTCGCGAAAGACAGGACCTTCGACCACCTCTGGAAAGAATGTCGCCTGGTATTTGCTATTTCTCGAACATTTAGACGAGTTCGCGACACTGGCGTGGTACCTCGTCGCGGATCACCGTCTGGTCGAAGAGGCGATTCAA
Coding sequences within:
- the atpH gene encoding ATP synthase F1 subunit delta, whose product is MSVLSLRYAHAFASVAASANLNAAVAEQQLGDFSGTLAGSHDLREVLMNPSIANEQKLKVLDAIAARIGMFPQVRNFIAVIMHHQRLGELNEILSEYHLVADEQAHVVEAEITSARPLNDQDRTELEAQVVKLAGGRVKATYHQDATLLGGAVVRLGSTVYDGSIRAQLQQLKQKLVNA
- the atpA gene encoding F0F1 ATP synthase subunit alpha — encoded protein: MAQIKADEITELLRQQIENFEQRIQVDEVGTVISLGDGIARVHGLDKVMAGELIEFPHGVAGLAMNLDEDQVGAVLLGDYTEISEGDQVKRTGKIMSVPVGEALIGRVVNALGQPIDDKGPINTDTYLPVERLAPGVIDRQSVREPMATGIKAIDTMIPIGRGQRELLIGDRQTGKTAIALDTIINSAKNNLICIYCAVGQKRSSVAQVVQTLEEHGAMAYTIVVAATASEPAPMQYLAPFAATAMGEYFRDSGKHALVIYDDLSKHAASYREISLLLRRPPGREAYPGDVFYLHSRLLERSSKVSDALGGGSLTALPIIETQAGDVSAYIPTNVISITDGQIFLETDLFNSGVRPAVNVGLSVSRVGFSAAIKATKQVGATLKLDLAQYRELAAFSQFGSDLDKVTQQQLSRGQRLTELLKQPQFQPLTAEKQVAILFAGVNGLLDDVEVKDLRAFEDGFYPYLESAQASILTDIATKKALDDDLKARLTAAIKEYKGNFLADRKDKKETAAAK
- a CDS encoding F0F1 ATP synthase subunit gamma; the protein is MANVLDLRRRIRSVKNTRQITKAMKMVSAAKLRRAQEHAMQARPYAQMLINVLESLVRRTDIYNVHTGKILHPLLIEREEKNVLVIVIAGDKGFAGGFNSNVGKAAQKFIEARLAKGENIDLEPIGKKAIAFYKRKFPAANYEKTEEHYDNDLATHYETIRHRAGQIEVAAEHPDLLAKTDLKAVSELAHSIIERYERSEIDSVYLVYNEFKSVLVQRIVVEKLLPIAELGAQNVESSVEPTQEERDAAVRAAQSEGISVHVPEASEMEEEAKKFGTANVDYIFDQSPETLFRHLMPRYITTQIFHALLESTAAEHAARMTATDAATKNAGDLIDSLSLTMNRVRQAAITKEIIEIVSGAAAL
- the atpD gene encoding F0F1 ATP synthase subunit beta translates to MAENIGRVISISGPAVDVQFEESHMPPIFQAIRVVSEGFTVPAPLDVILEVQQHLGEGRVRCIAMVATEGMVRGMKAIDTGSGILVPVGRETLGRVLNVLGEPVDELGPVNAKVHMPIHRQAPAFDEQSTSEEMFETGIKVIDLIQPFLKGGKIGLFGGAGVGKTVIIQELINNVASQHGGFSVFAGVGERTREGNDLWMEFQESGVIDLKDLPKSKATLVYGQMTEPPGARLRVALTGLTVAEHFRDEEGADTLLFIDNIFRFTQAGSEVSTLLGRMPSAVGYQPNLATEMGELQERITSTKRGSITSVQAVYVPADDLTDPAPATTFAHLDATTVLSRPLSELGIYPAVDPLASTSRILSPRVVGQEHYDVAQGVKKILQRYKDLQDIIAILGIDELSEEDKITVARARKVQRFLSQPFHVAEIFTGIPGAYVKVADTVRSFKEIIEGKHDDIPEQAFYLKGGIEDVIAAAEKMKQTA
- the atpC gene encoding ATP synthase F1 subunit epsilon, which produces MAETTSNTGLLAVRLVTPDRILLDATAQAVELPSMSGYLEALYGAAPLLAELGAGEVRLHGGSSGDQKFFVAWGFVEVLPDRVTILAETALHPNEIDVSEAQKELQEGEKLWREAGDDGEKYDEANAITRKAEEKIASAEGKST